One region of Ursus arctos isolate Adak ecotype North America unplaced genomic scaffold, UrsArc2.0 scaffold_33, whole genome shotgun sequence genomic DNA includes:
- the BARX1 gene encoding homeobox protein BarH-like 1 encodes MQRPGEPGAARFGPPEGCADHPPHRYRSFMIEEILTEPPGPKGAAPAAAAAAAAGELLKFGVQALLAARPFHSHLAVLKAEQAAVFKFPLAPLGCSGLGSALLAAGPGLPGAPGAPHLPLELQLRGKLETQGTGEPGAKAKKGRRSRTVFTELQLMGLEKRFEKQKYLSTPDRIDLAESLGLSQLQVKTWYQNRRMKWKKIVLQGGGLESPTKPKGRPKKNSIPTSEQLTEQERAKEAEKPAEAPGETIDRSRED; translated from the exons ATGCAGCGGCCTGGGGAGCCCGGCGCCGCGCGTTTCGGGCCGCCCGAGGGCTGCGCCGACCACCCGCCGCATCGCTACCGCAGCTTCATGATCGAGGAGATCCTCACCGAGCCGCCGGGGCCCAAGGgcgccgcgcccgccgccgccgctgccgccgccgcggGCGAGCTGCTCAAGTTCGGCGTGCAGGCGCTGCTGGCGGCGCGGCCCTTCCACAGCCACCTGG cCGTGTTGAAGGCCGAGCAGGCAGCGGTGTTTAAGTTCCCTCTGGCGCCACTGGGCTGCTCCGGGCTAGGCTCAGCGTTACTGGCAGCAGGGCCTGGACTGCCCGGCGCCCCTGGAGCACCGCACCTGCCTCTTGAGCTGCAGCTCCGTGGGAAGTTGGAGACGCAGGGCACCGGGGAGCCAGGCGCCAAGGCCAAGAAAGGGCGTCGGAGCCGCACGGTGTTCACTGAGCTGCAGCTGATGGGTCTAGAGAAACGCTTTGAGAAGCAGAAGTACCTCTCCACACCCGACAG AATAGATCTCGCTGAATCCCTGGGCCTGAGCCAGTTGCAGGTGAAGACGTGGTACCAGAATCGGAGGATGAAGTGGAAGAAAATA GTGCTGCAGGGCGGCGGCCTGGAGTCTCCCACCAAGCCCAAGGGGCGGCCCAAGAAGAACTCCATTCCCACGAGCGAGCAGCTCACGGAGCAGGAGCGCGCCAAGGAGGCGGAGAAGCCGGCGGAGGCGCCAGGGGAGACCATCGACAGGAGCCGCGAGGACTGA